In Mobula hypostoma chromosome 24, sMobHyp1.1, whole genome shotgun sequence, a genomic segment contains:
- the LOC134337218 gene encoding uncharacterized protein LOC134337218 isoform X1 yields the protein MGLGTETMSNLLAGAAWAAAEEGSCDHFVGGQSVDREGTNGRRDVGANSRAQTRAAAEELDSNYHYMGSCGWCTASLRYRLESCS from the exons ATGGGTTTGGGGACGGAGACGATGTCTAATCTTCTCGCAGGCGCTGCCTGGGCAGCCGCTGAGGAGGGGTCCTGCGACCATTTTGTAGGCGGGCAGTCGGTCGACCGGGAGGGGACGAACGGCCGCCGGGATGTTGGAGCGAATTCTCGGGCCCAGACACGGGCAGCTGCTGAAGAACTG GATTCCAACTATCACTACATGGGGAGCTGTGGCTGGTGTACTGCTAGTCTACGCTACAGATTGGAAAGTTGTAGTTAG
- the LOC134337218 gene encoding cytochrome b-c1 complex subunit 10 isoform X2: MLERILGPRHGQLLKNWIPTITTWGAVAGVLLVYATDWKVVVSRIPYIKGKLKSD, from the exons ATGTTGGAGCGAATTCTCGGGCCCAGACACGGGCAGCTGCTGAAGAACTG GATTCCAACTATCACTACATGGGGAGCTGTGGCTGGTGTACTGCTAGTCTACGCTACAGATTGGAAAGTTGTAGTTAGCCGTATCCCATACATAAAAGGAAAACTCAAGAGTGATTGA